ctttcgggattcatcagttttgtgttccttcgggattcactcagtttgtgtttctttcgggattcaccagattgtgtttcctttgggattcaccagaggtagtgggcatatttagctacagtaggatagaactcagtttttcatgtatgtatgtgtcccatgaggactaggacagtttatatgttccaccagaggtaggcatctagaggacatagatgcctaacctgaccccaatagtagggttacttactgagtattttatactcattctttctcatgttgttgtttcaggtaagggtagagatgtacaagcgatggacaagcggaattcgtgatagagccactaggactagttttatgctttcgctcatgagatttagatttcttttcatgtttttcttaactttcagttttgatatttgaaacttactattaagaatcgttttcagacttatttattatcatttatgatttatggataccctattgttatttttaatatttgaatttaatgaaagccttttgcacttaccttatttatttagcatttatttcaccataaaagagtgtcgttttaagttccatgcatacATGTATTTAGTAATGACCTGACTTAAGTCCTAAggagtcgggtcgttacatagCACGTGTCGAGTGCCGTCATACACCGTGTATCGAGTATCGAGTGACTCGTCATTAAGAAATGAGTGGACAAGTCATTGAGAATCGAGTTCCTTAGTAGTGGCAGACGCACGGGATGGATTTAGAAATGAAACGGTAAAATTTTACATGAATGGCGCAAGCAAAAGGCCACTTTCCATTTCCTTTTCAATAGGTAGCCATGTAGTACACATTTGTATGTGATCAAATGGATTCCTCCTTTCCGAGCTCAAAGGGTGGATTTTTCTTTACATATACATTTTCACAAAGCAATCCCTCTCAAAAATTTAAGCAGCAGGTTTTTTGTATTGTCGATATGTGGTTTATCATTTTAGCGTTATCTCTGTTCAACTTTCCCATTGAGTGAGTGAGGGCCATTTCTAATCTCTACCTCTCTCTGTCCTTTTTCCGCCATGGCTTTCTCTGCATCTCTTTCTCACAACTCTTTCTCATGCCTCACTCAATTCCCACAAAGTTTTAGAAGAAACCCACTTCGTTTTCAACTCATTCGAGCCGTAAAATCCACTGAACCGGAGAAGGTATCGGAGACCAAAACCCAGGAGCCTTCCAGGACTGAACCTTCAAGTTCAAGCTCCCCCACCCCCGCTCCCAAGGTTCCAAAGAAGCCCGTCTATTCGAGTGAGTTTCTTCTTCTATTATGCCTCCGTCTATTGGGAATTTGAAGATTCAATTTAGATTTGTTAATTTCGTTTTTTATGTGCTTTCTGTAGTGAAGAAGGGTCAGATTGTGAGAGTTGATAAAGAGAAGTATCTTAATAGTGTTAATGTAAGTAgttttctgtattttttttttttttttgtggtaaTGAGGTTCCTTTTAACAAGTTtataaattaaccaaaaatcTATTAATTAAGTCCATTGTTACTCAGCAAGGAGAAAGCTTCTTCATAACTTGCTTCATTACttgttatttgtattttttgtaatctttatattttcagtTCGGCTGTATACCACCTATCTCTTTCTATGGCATAGCCAAATCGAACAAGAGAAGTAGAAGAGATACTTTTCCAATGGTTTCGTGGCAGGAGGGAAGGGTGGAAGAAATGTAGGAAACAAAGGAACAACCCCAAGTGATGAACTTCAACCATTAATGaacaaatagaagaaaatatgaAGTTTCTTCTAGTTTGGAATCTTATTCATCCAGTGGAAGTAAGTAGGGCGTGGACTATCAAATTCTTCTAACTGGCTCACTGAGCTGTGTTTGAGTTATGCTTCTCCTTTGATCCATTCTACTTTTCCTCGTTGAAGCATGACTGGAAAAGTGTGGCTACAATAGGTTAATATAGAATGGTAGGCAACAGTCTGGATTGTACACGAGTATGAACAATTAAAGTGTAGTTCAACTCTGTCCAAGGGAATTTCTATAACAATAATCAGCCTGTGTGGATTCTATCTATCTCTTAGGATTCAGGTAGGCCTCCAATTGTAGAAGTATTCGAAAGAAAGGATAAAAAGGGGAAGGCCACTCTTAAGAGTTAGCTTGCTAGGCTGTGTGTACACTTTATATGGTAAGGAGTGAGTTTGTTTCAATCTCTTTAATTGACCTTGAACAAGAATTCAGTCATTCAAACGTAGTTTCTAAAGCAATGAATCACCGTGGAGTTCTTGACCCTTCTTTTCCTTGAGCAAGAGTTGTATGAGTCCCACTTGAGTGCTTTCGTTTCTAATGACTTCAAGGTACATAAATAACCCAGGTTGTGGTTCAAATCCTCAAATAAGGACAATAAAATGTTATAGGTAACTCCCATCATCGTTGGTAACGTTGGTCTAACAAACATTTGCTGGAGTCAATTGCTAGTTCTTCATACAAAATGAGTTGGTGTTGGTCTTCCAATTCCTCCAACCCCCCTCCCCCGCACACACACACCTGAATCATCTTGAAAGAGGGATGTCTTCAAGACCATTGACACGTGGCATTATTGTCATCAGTTTGTGTTCCAACTTCTAGGGTGTTGCACTAGTCCTGTGATCATGACCTCACCTTTGTGCTCAATTATTATTGTCAAGATTGGGGCCATGGGGGAACTGTCCGTGATAAATGGGAAGAAGGTGAGATTGTTTCAAGTCATCATATGTCTCAATGAGTGGACGTAAACTTGAATCTTGACATCTTTTTCTCTGGAATGTTgtataagaagaagaaagttaaTGTTTTATTTCATCTTCCTCTATCTTTGCAGACCATTAAACAAAGAATGATATTGGAGGTccaaaaatgagaaaaagaacggTTATTAGTTAGGGTTAAGTCAACCAAGTGAACCTTATTAGGGAATGCAAACTAGTGAACCTGAGATTATTGTCCAAGACTTGATTTGGATTCAATCGTGTAATAAAACAAGTGATATATTGAGAAGTCAACATCTCGCTCCATGactatttgaaaataaaacaagaCATGATCATGGAGTTTACTCCATCTACCTTTTCAGGAGGAGAGATTTTTATGGCTAGCTGGGACATGTGCTTTGTTGTGGGGTCTTTGGGAGGAGagaaataatgaaatttttCAGAGGGCTTGATAGGAAGTCTTTGGATGTTTGGTCCCTTGGAAGTTGGGAgattcatttttctctcaaggCTTCTGTGACAAACTCTCTGTAATTATTTGCAAAGTCTTCTTTTGCTTGATCAGAGCGTCTTTTTGTACCTATGCTCCCTTTTGtgggttttttttcctttctttttttgtgtATGTCTTcgtatttttttcatcatttcaCAATGAAAGTTggtttttatataataaataataataataataataataaagcaaGAGAACAATAGTCTAACAAAGGGTTTGATTTTGTGAGCGCTTCTCTCCCTGGCCTGTCCTGTATAAGTGTTATCTATCTAGCCAACAAAGAAAGTTTTCACAGAAGTTGTTTTCTCTTCCTTTATAACATTCGTTTGATTAACTCTATTTAATATCTTCATTCATCACCATCGAATTTTAGAACACAAAGTTAATGTTAGTTTGAAGGAAT
The nucleotide sequence above comes from Benincasa hispida cultivar B227 chromosome 3, ASM972705v1, whole genome shotgun sequence. Encoded proteins:
- the LOC120072777 gene encoding NAD(P)H-quinone oxidoreductase subunit O, chloroplastic, which gives rise to MAFSASLSHNSFSCLTQFPQSFRRNPLRFQLIRAVKSTEPEKVSETKTQEPSRTEPSSSSSPTPAPKVPKKPVYSMKKGQIVRVDKEKYLNSVNYLSVGHPPYYKGLDYIYEDRGEVLDLRIFETGEYALIAWVGIPTAPAWLPTDMLIKSEKLNYERL